One window from the genome of Oceanidesulfovibrio indonesiensis encodes:
- a CDS encoding SxtJ family membrane protein: MAFEMFHFRHDKTACLNSGLALVLLLLLAIHLFDVRGLVPALFVVVIILMIKPTLLKPFAALWLGLSEFLGTIMSKVILSIVFFSMVTPVALVRAAMGKDPMQKKVWKKGSNSVFRTVSKTLGPEDLDKMF; the protein is encoded by the coding sequence ATGGCTTTCGAGATGTTCCACTTCCGCCACGACAAGACGGCGTGCCTGAACTCCGGCCTTGCGCTGGTGCTTCTGTTGCTGCTTGCGATCCACCTGTTCGATGTCCGCGGCCTCGTGCCGGCGCTCTTCGTCGTGGTCATCATTCTCATGATCAAGCCCACGCTGCTCAAGCCCTTCGCCGCGCTGTGGCTGGGACTTTCCGAGTTTCTGGGCACGATCATGTCCAAGGTGATACTGAGCATCGTATTTTTTTCCATGGTCACGCCGGTGGCGCTCGTGCGCGCCGCCATGGGCAAGGACCCCATGCAGAAAAAGGTCTGGAAGAAGGGGTCGAACTCCGTGTTTCGCACAGTCAGCAAGACCCTCGGCCCCGAAGACCTGGATAAGATGTTTTGA